One window from the genome of Candidatus Omnitrophota bacterium encodes:
- a CDS encoding type 1 glutamine amidotransferase — MIFVIQHVGIEGIGTLGEFFGSIYKDIKTVDLERGNNLPGGFKNIEAIIVLGGPMNVYEVDKYPFLKDEDFFLKAALKNNIPILGICLGAQLLAKSAGAAVKKASNSEIGWYDIFLTEDGIEDELFYGLDSTLKVFQWHEDTFEVPKEGTLLAASNICRNQAFKIGTNAYGLQFHIEITEDMIKAWTGEYLDNNDAALRNKAEKMRQDYMAIKDVFDKQARKVYLNFLKLIEGNKFKI; from the coding sequence ATGATTTTTGTCATACAACATGTGGGCATCGAAGGTATAGGTACGCTCGGCGAATTTTTTGGAAGTATCTATAAGGATATCAAGACAGTTGATTTAGAAAGAGGAAACAATCTACCAGGCGGTTTTAAAAATATCGAAGCAATTATAGTCCTCGGCGGACCTATGAATGTGTATGAAGTGGATAAGTACCCGTTTTTGAAAGACGAGGATTTTTTTCTGAAGGCCGCCCTCAAAAATAATATCCCCATTCTGGGTATATGTTTAGGGGCGCAGCTTTTGGCGAAATCGGCGGGCGCCGCAGTTAAAAAGGCATCTAATAGCGAAATCGGTTGGTACGATATTTTTCTTACCGAGGATGGGATTGAAGACGAGCTATTTTACGGCCTTGATAGCACCTTAAAGGTTTTCCAATGGCATGAGGATACGTTTGAAGTGCCAAAAGAAGGAACATTATTAGCAGCTTCCAATATATGCCGCAATCAAGCATTCAAAATAGGCACAAACGCCTACGGGCTGCAGTTTCATATCGAGATTACCGAAGATATGATTAAGGCGTGGACTGGCGAATATCTTGATAATAACGACGCCGCATTGCGAAATAAGGCCGAAAAGATGAGGCAGGATTATATGGCGATAAAAGACGTATTCGATAAACAGGCTAGGAAAGTTTACCTTAATTTCTTGAAACTTATAGAAGGCAATAAATTTAAGATATAA
- a CDS encoding glutamine synthetase family protein gives MAKRTKEEILKLVKENDVKFIRLWFTDVMGQVKSFSITNTELEGALENGMGFDGSSITGYQDIEESDMIAMPDPDTFVILPWRPREKAVARMICDILNPDKTSYEGDPRHVLKRALDRAKKMGYDHFYLGPELEFFYFKNDNGTEILDKGGYFDLTTLDVASDLRRETVLALESMGIQIEYSHHEVAPSQHEVDMKYKDALFMADSVITYRVTVKEIASKFGVYATFMPKPIFGQNGSGMHTHQSLFKGSKNAFFDAKSKDNLSDVARCYIAGLLKHSKEICAIFAQTTNSYKRLVPGYEAPVYIAWSRRNRSALVRVPHYHPGKEQATRCEFRACDPACNPYLTFAAMLHAGLDGIEKNYKVPAPMEQNLYHLTDAERKEKGIETLPDSLGQAVLIAEKSELVRKVLGDHIFPRFIELKRKEWDDYRIQIPQYELDKYLSIL, from the coding sequence ATGGCAAAGAGAACAAAAGAAGAGATACTGAAGCTGGTAAAAGAGAATGATGTAAAGTTCATCAGATTATGGTTTACGGATGTTATGGGGCAGGTCAAAAGCTTCTCTATAACAAATACAGAGCTGGAAGGCGCACTTGAGAATGGCATGGGTTTTGACGGATCTTCCATAACGGGATATCAGGATATTGAAGAATCTGACATGATAGCCATGCCTGATCCGGATACTTTTGTAATATTGCCCTGGAGGCCCAGGGAGAAGGCCGTAGCAAGGATGATATGCGATATCCTAAACCCGGATAAAACTTCTTATGAGGGTGACCCTCGCCATGTATTGAAAAGGGCACTTGACAGGGCTAAAAAGATGGGTTACGACCACTTCTATCTAGGCCCGGAACTCGAATTCTTCTACTTTAAAAACGATAACGGCACCGAGATCCTTGATAAAGGCGGTTATTTCGATCTCACGACACTGGACGTTGCCAGCGATCTTCGGCGCGAAACAGTATTAGCCCTTGAATCCATGGGCATCCAGATAGAGTATTCACACCATGAAGTGGCGCCCTCCCAGCACGAAGTAGATATGAAGTATAAGGATGCCCTCTTTATGGCTGACAGTGTCATAACATATAGGGTAACGGTAAAAGAGATCGCGAGCAAATTCGGCGTGTATGCCACTTTTATGCCCAAGCCGATCTTCGGGCAGAACGGCTCCGGCATGCATACCCATCAATCGCTTTTCAAGGGCAGCAAGAACGCCTTTTTTGACGCTAAATCCAAAGATAACCTTTCGGATGTTGCGCGTTGTTATATAGCCGGCCTTCTGAAGCACTCCAAGGAGATATGCGCCATATTTGCGCAGACGACCAATTCCTACAAAAGGCTTGTGCCCGGATATGAAGCCCCTGTCTATATAGCATGGAGCAGGAGGAACAGGAGCGCTCTCGTAAGAGTTCCACATTACCATCCCGGAAAGGAGCAGGCGACAAGATGCGAATTCAGGGCTTGCGATCCTGCCTGTAACCCGTATCTGACATTTGCGGCCATGCTTCACGCGGGGCTTGACGGCATTGAGAAGAATTACAAGGTACCCGCGCCGATGGAGCAAAATCTGTACCACCTGACAGATGCCGAAAGAAAAGAAAAGGGCATCGAAACATTGCCGGACTCACTTGGCCAGGCAGTATTGATAGCCGAGAAGAGCGAACTTGTAAGGAAGGTTCTGGGAGATCATATCTTCCCGAGGTTCATAGAGCTGAAGAGGAAAGAATGGGACGATTACAGGATCCAGATCCCTCAGTACGAGCTGGATAAGTACCTTTCGATATTGTAA
- the gltB gene encoding glutamate synthase large subunit — protein MKYDHFPKKQGLYDPQFEHDNCGVGFVCDIKGKKSHDIIKKGIKVLNRLSHRGAVGADPDTGDGAGILIQIPHKFLLKECSKLNIGLPEKGEYGTGFIFFPRDAKKREACIEVIENVVKKEKEVLLGWREVPLDNSIIGKTAKETEPVIFQIFIGRGNGTKDQGDFERRLYLIRRQIENSVRQANIIGKAFFYITNLSSRTISYKGLLMPHQLDKYFLDLTDPDLESAISLVHSRYSTNTFPTWDLAQPFRFLAHNGEINTLRGNINWMKARERLLASELFGPDIEKVKPVIVAGGSDSASIDNIFELLVLSGRSLQHAMMMLIPAAWEHDKSMTKELLEFYQYHACFMEPWDGPASIAFTDGEKVGAVLDRNGLRPSRYIVTKNDLCVMASEVGVLDIDPADIKLSGRLEPGKMFFIDTARGVIVEDSEIKKEVSGKRPYGKWNKESLVRLDNIIGVPELDKAMEDVMAQLKAFGYTREDMKMIIKPMAEEGKEPIGSMGNDTPHAFLSKRPEMLYDYFKQLFAQVTNPPIDHIREKIVMSIESYVGSEKNILAETPGHSHKLIVKSPILADSEIEKIGTISINGFRAKTIYTFFNVADEDGFERALERICFETEYAIEKGYSFIILSDRGSDRDHIALPALLAVASVHHHLVRKTTRSQVGIILESAEPREVHHFALLIGYGVDCINPYLAYKAVKQLIKEKEIDLDIEKALRNYREAINEGIMKVLSKMGISTLRSYRGAQIFEALGLNHDVIDKYFTGTVSRIGGVDLAGIKDEAYKRHKEAYSLLADTDYLATGGTYQWKRDGQHHLWNPDTIAALQDATRQNDYEKYKSFATLINNQSANPTTLRGLLKFSAKGGSASGGRKRNPVPIDEVESVEEILKRFATGAMSFGSISKLAHETIALAMNKLGARSNTGEGGEDPARFAALKNGESKRSAVKQVASGRFGVTANYLVNADEIQIKIAQGAKPGEGGQLPGHKVSEIIAKTRYTTAGVTLISPPPHHDIYSIEDLAELIFDLKNINPASRISVKLVSEIGVGTVAAGVAKGHADMILISGGDGGTGASPRSSIRHAGLPWELGLAETHQTLVLNNLRSRVRLQTDGQMRTGKDVAIAALLGAEEYGFCTAALIVLGCVMLRHCNLNNCSVGIATQDELLQKRFRGKPEHLMNYFRFVAEELREIMAGLGFRRVDEMIGRTDALELDHDIVPLKAKKVDYSAILYRPESDAGTYCAGKAAPGISNVIDCALIELAKKALEARESVNIDMKINNTNRAVGAMLSGEICKRYGENGLLEDTIHCKFTGVAGQSFGAFLINGVTLELEGLANDYVGKGISGGKIIIYPNRRADYKADENIIIGNTAFYGAIKGEAYISGVAGERFSIRNSGLYALCEGVGDHGCEYMTGGRVVIIGKTGKNFAAGMSGGIAYVYDEKGDFKNRCNQEMVLLEKLETKDKETVERLLRNHHRYTKSRKAKAILDSLGSEIKKFVKVIPVEYKQLMRGFKSGEGIGLTEVLDG, from the coding sequence ATGAAATATGACCATTTTCCAAAAAAACAGGGCCTTTATGATCCGCAGTTTGAGCATGATAACTGCGGCGTAGGATTCGTTTGCGATATAAAGGGAAAGAAATCGCACGACATAATAAAAAAAGGAATAAAGGTCCTTAACCGCCTAAGCCATCGCGGCGCCGTGGGAGCCGACCCAGATACCGGAGACGGAGCAGGGATACTTATACAGATTCCGCATAAGTTTCTTCTAAAAGAGTGTTCAAAGCTCAATATAGGGCTTCCTGAGAAAGGTGAATACGGCACCGGCTTCATATTTTTTCCGAGGGATGCGAAGAAACGGGAGGCTTGCATTGAAGTTATCGAGAATGTAGTCAAAAAAGAAAAAGAGGTCCTTTTGGGTTGGCGCGAAGTGCCTCTCGATAATTCTATTATTGGCAAAACCGCTAAAGAGACGGAGCCGGTGATATTTCAGATTTTTATAGGCAGAGGAAACGGCACAAAAGACCAAGGCGATTTTGAGAGAAGGTTATACCTGATAAGGCGGCAGATCGAAAATTCCGTCCGCCAGGCAAACATTATCGGCAAGGCCTTTTTCTATATAACAAACCTCTCCTCGAGGACCATAAGCTATAAAGGGCTTTTGATGCCCCATCAGCTTGACAAGTATTTTCTTGACCTGACGGACCCGGATCTTGAAAGTGCCATTTCGCTTGTGCATTCGCGCTATAGTACCAATACCTTTCCTACATGGGATCTTGCTCAGCCATTTCGCTTCCTCGCGCATAACGGCGAGATAAACACGCTGAGAGGTAATATCAACTGGATGAAGGCGCGGGAAAGGCTGCTTGCGAGCGAACTCTTCGGCCCTGATATAGAAAAGGTAAAACCTGTTATAGTGGCAGGCGGCAGCGACTCTGCCTCTATCGACAATATCTTCGAACTCTTGGTGCTTTCGGGGAGATCCCTACAGCACGCAATGATGATGCTTATACCGGCTGCATGGGAGCACGATAAATCTATGACAAAAGAGCTGCTGGAATTTTACCAGTATCACGCCTGCTTTATGGAGCCGTGGGACGGACCGGCTTCCATAGCATTTACCGACGGGGAAAAGGTGGGGGCAGTACTTGACAGAAACGGCTTACGGCCATCAAGGTACATTGTTACAAAAAACGATCTTTGTGTAATGGCCTCGGAAGTCGGCGTGCTGGATATAGACCCCGCCGATATAAAGCTGTCTGGAAGGCTTGAACCCGGAAAGATGTTTTTTATAGATACTGCGCGCGGTGTGATAGTGGAGGACTCTGAAATAAAAAAAGAAGTATCCGGGAAAAGGCCGTACGGAAAATGGAATAAGGAAAGCTTAGTTCGGCTTGACAATATAATCGGAGTGCCGGAATTGGATAAGGCAATGGAAGACGTGATGGCGCAACTAAAGGCATTCGGTTATACGAGAGAAGATATGAAGATGATAATTAAGCCGATGGCCGAAGAGGGCAAGGAACCCATCGGCTCTATGGGGAACGACACGCCGCATGCATTTTTGTCAAAACGTCCCGAGATGCTCTATGATTATTTTAAACAGCTATTCGCTCAGGTCACCAATCCGCCTATAGACCATATACGCGAAAAGATCGTGATGAGCATAGAGAGTTATGTCGGGTCGGAGAAGAATATACTTGCCGAAACGCCGGGCCACAGCCATAAACTTATAGTCAAAAGCCCGATTCTTGCTGACAGCGAAATTGAAAAGATAGGGACAATAAGCATAAACGGTTTTCGCGCGAAGACGATCTATACATTTTTTAACGTCGCCGACGAAGATGGTTTTGAAAGGGCGCTCGAGAGGATATGTTTTGAGACCGAATACGCCATAGAGAAAGGTTATTCATTTATTATTCTGAGTGACCGGGGTTCGGATAGAGATCATATCGCGCTTCCTGCGCTTTTAGCAGTTGCTTCTGTTCACCATCACCTTGTGAGAAAAACAACGCGTTCCCAGGTGGGGATTATTCTGGAAAGTGCCGAGCCGAGAGAGGTGCATCATTTTGCGCTTTTAATCGGCTACGGCGTGGACTGCATAAATCCTTATCTTGCATACAAGGCGGTGAAGCAGCTTATTAAGGAAAAGGAAATAGATCTCGATATCGAAAAGGCGCTCCGAAACTACAGGGAAGCTATAAACGAAGGCATAATGAAAGTACTGTCCAAGATGGGCATATCTACCCTGCGCAGTTATAGAGGCGCTCAGATATTTGAGGCGCTAGGCCTTAATCATGATGTTATAGACAAATACTTTACGGGTACAGTTTCGCGTATAGGCGGAGTAGACCTGGCCGGGATAAAGGATGAGGCTTATAAAAGGCATAAAGAAGCATATTCTCTATTAGCTGATACAGATTATTTAGCTACAGGTGGGACATATCAATGGAAAAGGGACGGCCAGCATCATCTCTGGAACCCGGATACGATTGCCGCATTACAGGATGCGACGAGGCAAAATGATTACGAAAAATATAAATCTTTTGCGACACTCATAAATAATCAGTCCGCAAATCCCACTACGCTGAGGGGGCTTTTGAAATTCTCCGCCAAAGGCGGATCCGCCTCTGGCGGAAGAAAAAGAAATCCCGTTCCGATTGACGAAGTAGAGAGTGTTGAAGAGATACTAAAAAGATTTGCTACGGGCGCAATGAGTTTTGGCTCTATAAGCAAATTGGCCCACGAGACGATCGCGCTCGCAATGAATAAACTCGGAGCCAGATCGAATACAGGCGAAGGCGGCGAGGACCCGGCGCGTTTTGCAGCGCTCAAAAACGGCGAATCAAAACGAAGCGCCGTAAAACAGGTGGCGTCCGGAAGATTCGGTGTTACTGCTAACTATCTCGTGAATGCAGACGAGATCCAGATAAAAATAGCGCAGGGTGCTAAGCCGGGAGAAGGGGGACAGCTCCCCGGGCACAAAGTGAGCGAGATAATCGCGAAGACCCGCTATACCACGGCCGGCGTGACGCTCATATCGCCTCCTCCGCATCACGATATCTATTCTATAGAAGATCTTGCCGAGCTGATATTTGATCTGAAGAATATCAATCCCGCCTCGCGCATCAGCGTGAAACTCGTTTCGGAAATAGGCGTCGGCACTGTGGCGGCAGGCGTTGCGAAAGGCCACGCCGACATGATCCTGATTTCGGGCGGAGACGGCGGCACAGGGGCATCGCCGAGAAGCTCCATAAGGCACGCAGGCTTACCGTGGGAATTGGGCCTTGCGGAGACGCACCAGACGCTCGTTTTAAATAATCTGCGTTCCCGCGTAAGGTTGCAAACGGACGGACAGATGAGGACAGGAAAGGACGTCGCTATCGCCGCTTTACTCGGAGCCGAAGAATACGGATTTTGTACGGCGGCTTTGATTGTCCTAGGCTGTGTCATGTTAAGGCATTGCAATCTCAATAACTGCTCGGTCGGCATAGCGACTCAGGACGAATTATTGCAGAAGAGATTCAGGGGTAAGCCAGAGCACCTTATGAATTATTTCCGTTTTGTGGCCGAGGAACTGAGAGAGATCATGGCGGGACTGGGTTTCAGGCGCGTGGACGAAATGATAGGCAGGACCGACGCGCTTGAGCTTGATCACGATATAGTGCCGCTTAAAGCGAAGAAAGTGGATTATTCGGCTATTCTTTACAGGCCCGAATCCGACGCAGGTACTTATTGCGCCGGAAAAGCAGCGCCCGGCATATCAAATGTCATAGATTGCGCGCTTATCGAACTTGCTAAGAAGGCCCTCGAGGCGCGCGAATCCGTCAATATAGATATGAAGATAAATAATACAAACAGGGCCGTCGGCGCGATGCTGAGCGGCGAGATATGCAAAAGATACGGCGAGAACGGGCTCTTGGAAGACACGATCCACTGCAAATTTACCGGCGTCGCGGGACAGAGTTTCGGCGCTTTTCTGATAAACGGGGTGACGCTCGAATTGGAAGGCCTCGCGAATGACTATGTCGGAAAAGGCATATCGGGCGGAAAGATCATTATTTATCCAAATAGAAGAGCTGATTATAAGGCGGATGAAAATATCATAATAGGAAATACGGCCTTTTACGGCGCTATCAAAGGAGAGGCGTATATTTCAGGAGTTGCCGGGGAGAGGTTTTCTATAAGGAATTCCGGCCTCTACGCACTTTGTGAAGGCGTGGGCGACCACGGCTGCGAATATATGACCGGCGGGCGCGTAGTGATAATAGGAAAGACAGGAAAAAATTTCGCCGCGGGCATGTCGGGAGGCATCGCCTACGTTTATGACGAAAAAGGCGACTTTAAAAACAGGTGCAATCAGGAGATGGTGTTGCTCGAAAAACTGGAAACCAAGGATAAAGAGACCGTTGAGCGGCTTTTGCGCAATCATCACAGATACACGAAAAGCCGTAAAGCAAAAGCAATTCTGGACTCGCTCGGCTCAGAGATAAAGAAATTTGTAAAGGTAATCCCCGTCGAATACAAACAACTTATGAGGGGTTTTAAGTCCGGAGAGGGTATAGGGCTCACGGAGGTTTTAGATGGGTGA
- a CDS encoding glutamate synthase subunit beta, producing the protein MGDPRGFIKVRREATQDRPVCERVKDYAHVAVLPSDKQSEKQASRCMDCGTPFCNWGCPLGNYIPEWNDLVFHDHWKRAIQLLSATNNMPEITGRVCPAPCEYACVLGINDDPVTIKENEMAIIEYAFKKNIIKPRAPVKRSGKKVAVIGSGPAGLSSAAQLNRAGHSVTVFEKDDRIGGILRYGIPDFKLEKGVLDRRIDIWKKEGVKFKTNVDVGTEYPVSKLSDGFDAIVVTCGSRVPRDLAIEGRGLRGIHFAMDYLAQANRLAAGDKIPKKDLIDAKGKKVLVIGGGDTGADCIGTAHRQDASCVVQIEILPRPSECRTEECPWPKYPMLLKTSSSHEEGGERRWSIVTKKFVGQKGLVKKVLCRENSGGDFEIEADLVLLAIGFLYAEPKGLVEELGLELDKCGNVVTNASFMTSVKKVFCAGDMRRGQSLVVWAIDEGRKAAYNVDRFLTGEKI; encoded by the coding sequence ATGGGTGATCCAAGAGGCTTCATAAAAGTGAGGAGAGAGGCCACGCAGGACAGGCCGGTCTGCGAGAGGGTAAAGGATTATGCCCATGTGGCTGTTTTGCCGTCCGATAAGCAATCGGAAAAGCAGGCCTCCAGATGCATGGATTGCGGTACGCCGTTTTGCAACTGGGGATGCCCGCTCGGAAATTATATCCCCGAATGGAATGATCTCGTTTTTCACGACCACTGGAAACGCGCCATTCAGCTGCTTTCGGCTACAAACAATATGCCTGAGATCACAGGGAGAGTCTGTCCCGCCCCGTGCGAGTACGCGTGCGTTTTAGGGATAAACGACGATCCGGTCACTATTAAAGAGAATGAGATGGCTATTATTGAATACGCCTTCAAAAAGAATATCATAAAGCCGCGGGCGCCCGTTAAAAGAAGCGGGAAAAAAGTTGCCGTTATAGGCTCCGGGCCGGCCGGCCTTTCCTCGGCGGCTCAACTCAACAGAGCCGGGCATAGCGTTACGGTTTTTGAGAAAGATGACAGGATAGGCGGGATCTTGCGATACGGCATACCGGATTTTAAACTGGAAAAAGGCGTACTCGACAGAAGAATAGATATTTGGAAAAAAGAAGGCGTCAAATTTAAGACAAATGTCGATGTCGGAACGGAATATCCTGTGTCAAAATTATCCGACGGGTTTGATGCTATTGTTGTTACCTGCGGTTCGCGCGTTCCGAGAGACCTCGCCATAGAAGGGCGCGGGCTTCGAGGGATCCATTTTGCAATGGACTATCTCGCGCAGGCGAATAGACTGGCCGCCGGCGATAAGATACCCAAAAAGGACCTTATTGACGCAAAAGGTAAAAAAGTATTGGTAATAGGCGGCGGAGATACTGGCGCCGATTGCATAGGAACGGCGCACCGCCAGGACGCAAGTTGCGTGGTGCAGATAGAAATATTGCCGAGGCCTTCTGAATGCAGGACAGAGGAGTGCCCATGGCCGAAATACCCCATGCTTTTAAAGACGTCTTCTAGCCACGAAGAAGGCGGCGAAAGGAGATGGTCTATAGTCACAAAGAAGTTTGTCGGCCAAAAGGGTTTGGTGAAAAAGGTCCTATGCCGGGAGAATTCCGGCGGCGATTTTGAAATAGAAGCCGATCTTGTCCTTTTGGCCATAGGATTTTTGTATGCCGAACCGAAAGGGCTCGTCGAAGAACTGGGCCTTGAACTGGACAAATGCGGCAATGTAGTTACGAACGCGTCTTTTATGACCTCAGTTAAAAAAGTATTCTGCGCCGGCGATATGAGGCGCGGCCAGTCGCTTGTAGTCTGGGCGATAGACGAAGGCAGAAAAGCCGCTTATAATGTAGACAGATTTTTGACCGGAGAAAAGATATGA
- a CDS encoding PEP/pyruvate-binding domain-containing protein, with amino-acid sequence MITTGLRGLDEVITGLRKGDNVVWQVEDMKDYADFVDPFVKSALRDNKKIIYMRFASHKPLLEAKDKVKIYKLNAKSGFETFTTNINGIITKEGRGAYYVFDCLSDLLPAWATDLMIGNFFMVTCPYLYELDTVTYFAILRDKHSFKTIARIRETTQLLIDVYRCEGASYVHPLKVWNRYTRTMFLPHTKDDDKFIPLTDSADAAKFLSHITAKKAEEAKRNLDYWDLLFLEAEELIRNNAPKEKKNKMFDLLSGIMVTRDKKIASLVKNNLTLENLLVLKTRLIGTGFIGGKAAGMLLARKMLLKDRSFDWAKISEEHDSFYIGADVFYTYIVQNGWWKLRMEQKTEEGYFEIARVLKDKMLFGKFPEELMEQFQQMIEYFGTSPIIVRSSSLLEDGFGNAFAGKYESIFCPNQGTPEERYIKFAEAVKRIYSSAMGEEALNYRLQRGLHKRDEQMALLVQRVSGSYHKNYFFPDIAGVGISYNTYVWNEKMDAKAGMVRLVAGLGTRAVNRVEGDYARIVALDQPLLRPYSDINDIRKFSQHEVDLIDVKENSFKSVSFLDLLSEKTGLRLDEIALKDEEITAQMAERGVEDKEYSILTFDNLVSKRSFITILKKILKILESNYKYPVDIEFTINFNKNSAKGARFKINLLQCRPLQTRGLGKKVDIPERIAADKVLFEAESHFLGGNISQPIKRLIYIKPEKYLELGQQDKYEIARIVGRLNKLIANKDQMPTVLLGPGRWGTSTPSLGVPVSFFEINKMSVLSEVAFEGGNLLPELSFGTHFFQDLVESNIFYVALFPREGKESFNKEMLEHSRNLLADLLPESSKYSGVVGVYDLSDKEMRLMADVVSQKAICFSDK; translated from the coding sequence ATGATAACCACGGGATTGAGAGGGCTTGATGAGGTAATAACGGGTCTCAGAAAGGGCGATAACGTCGTCTGGCAGGTCGAGGATATGAAGGATTATGCCGACTTTGTAGATCCCTTTGTCAAAAGCGCCCTTAGGGACAATAAGAAAATTATTTATATGAGATTTGCTTCCCATAAGCCCCTTTTAGAGGCGAAAGACAAGGTAAAGATATACAAACTTAACGCAAAGAGCGGATTTGAAACCTTTACCACTAATATAAACGGCATAATAACAAAAGAAGGCAGGGGCGCCTACTATGTCTTTGACTGCCTTTCCGATCTTTTGCCTGCGTGGGCTACGGACCTCATGATAGGTAATTTTTTTATGGTAACATGCCCCTATCTGTATGAACTTGATACCGTAACCTATTTTGCGATACTCCGCGATAAACACTCTTTTAAGACCATAGCAAGAATCAGGGAGACCACGCAGCTACTCATAGATGTTTACCGCTGCGAAGGCGCCTCTTATGTTCACCCGCTTAAAGTGTGGAACCGTTATACGCGGACGATGTTTTTGCCTCACACAAAAGACGATGATAAGTTTATACCTCTGACCGATAGCGCGGATGCGGCAAAGTTCCTGTCTCACATAACGGCGAAAAAAGCGGAGGAAGCAAAGCGAAACCTTGACTACTGGGACCTCTTATTTCTTGAAGCGGAAGAGCTTATACGCAACAACGCCCCCAAAGAGAAGAAAAATAAGATGTTCGATCTTTTATCCGGAATAATGGTAACGCGAGACAAAAAGATAGCATCACTCGTAAAAAATAACTTGACGCTTGAAAACCTGCTGGTGTTAAAAACGAGACTGATAGGGACCGGTTTTATCGGCGGCAAGGCCGCGGGAATGCTCCTTGCGCGCAAAATGCTCCTTAAGGATAGATCTTTTGATTGGGCGAAGATATCCGAAGAACACGATTCCTTTTATATCGGCGCGGACGTCTTCTATACATATATAGTCCAGAACGGCTGGTGGAAACTGCGCATGGAGCAAAAGACCGAGGAGGGGTATTTTGAAATAGCGCGCGTACTGAAAGATAAGATGCTTTTCGGCAAATTTCCCGAGGAGCTGATGGAACAGTTCCAGCAAATGATAGAATATTTCGGCACTTCTCCTATTATCGTCCGCTCTTCGAGCCTTCTCGAGGATGGTTTTGGTAACGCCTTTGCGGGCAAATACGAGAGCATATTCTGCCCGAATCAGGGCACTCCGGAAGAACGCTACATCAAATTTGCTGAGGCCGTAAAGAGGATCTATTCAAGTGCGATGGGAGAAGAGGCGCTGAATTACCGGTTGCAGCGGGGCCTTCATAAAAGGGATGAACAGATGGCGCTTCTGGTGCAAAGAGTATCGGGCTCTTATCATAAAAACTACTTTTTCCCGGATATCGCCGGGGTAGGCATATCTTATAACACGTATGTATGGAATGAAAAGATGGACGCAAAAGCCGGCATGGTGCGGCTTGTAGCCGGGCTCGGCACAAGAGCGGTAAACAGGGTCGAGGGCGATTATGCGAGAATAGTCGCGCTGGACCAGCCGCTTCTGAGGCCTTATTCCGATATCAACGACATAAGAAAGTTTTCCCAGCATGAAGTGGATTTAATAGATGTTAAAGAAAATAGTTTCAAATCCGTTTCTTTTTTGGACCTCTTGTCCGAAAAAACCGGTTTGAGGCTGGATGAAATCGCCCTAAAAGATGAAGAGATAACCGCGCAGATGGCCGAAAGGGGCGTAGAGGACAAGGAATACAGCATATTGACTTTTGACAACCTTGTATCCAAAAGATCTTTTATAACTATACTGAAAAAGATACTCAAAATACTGGAAAGTAATTATAAATATCCGGTCGACATAGAATTCACGATAAATTTTAACAAGAATTCTGCCAAGGGCGCCAGATTTAAGATAAACCTGCTCCAGTGCAGGCCCTTGCAGACGCGTGGGCTGGGGAAGAAAGTGGATATTCCCGAAAGAATAGCGGCTGACAAAGTATTATTTGAGGCAGAAAGCCATTTTCTCGGAGGTAATATATCGCAGCCGATAAAGCGCCTTATATATATAAAACCCGAGAAATATTTGGAGCTTGGACAGCAGGATAAGTACGAAATAGCCAGAATCGTAGGGAGGCTGAACAAGCTGATAGCCAATAAGGACCAAATGCCGACCGTACTTTTAGGCCCGGGGCGATGGGGGACTTCAACGCCGTCGCTTGGCGTTCCGGTATCATTCTTTGAAATAAACAAGATGAGCGTCCTTTCCGAAGTAGCTTTTGAAGGAGGCAACCTTTTGCCGGAACTCTCTTTTGGCACGCATTTTTTCCAGGATCTGGTGGAAAGCAACATATTTTATGTGGCGCTTTTTCCGCGCGAAGGAAAAGAGAGTTTCAATAAAGAAATGCTCGAGCATTCCAGAAATTTACTGGCGGATCTTCTGCCCGAAAGCTCAAAGTATAGCGGGGTAGTAGGAGTTTATGACCTCAGCGATAAAGAGATGAGATTGATGGCCGACGTAGTTTCCCAAAAAGCGATATGTTTTTCCGATAAGTAA